The following coding sequences are from one Desulfosporosinus orientis DSM 765 window:
- the ppdK gene encoding pyruvate, phosphate dikinase encodes MSKKYVYLFQEGKASMKDLLGGKGANLAEMTQIGLPVPPGFTITTEACNVYYSNGEVFPEEIWEQVWPALAQVETASGKVFGDKKNPLLVSVRSGAKFSMPGMMDTVLNLGLNDDTVEALAANTQNERFAWDCYRRFIQMFGDVVLEVEHYNFEQILETAKEKQGVRYDSELSAESLKWMVSEYKKKIERKTGSPFPMDPKEQLKQAVLAVFRSWNNDRANVYRKINNIPHDIGTAVNVQSMVFGNMGSDSGTGVAFTRNPSTGESALYGEYLMNAQGEDVVAGIRTPNPIATLAQENPAIYQQFQDFSKRLESHYRDMQDIEFTIERGKLYMLQTRNGKRTASAAIRVAVELVHEGLITKEEAVMRIEPDQLEHLLHRRMDTNAKIQVLAKGLPASPGAASGRIVLSAEEAERLGNLGEKIILVRTETTPDDIRGILAAQGILTSRGGMTSHAAVVSRHMGKPAVCGCDALKIDYTHGVVAIDGVEYPQGTIMSIDGATGRVIKGEVAMVDPELSEGFKEFLGWADEISRLRVMANADSPTEATNARNFGAVGIGLTRTEHMFMDPERIPIVQRMILAQTLEEREAALAKLLPMQEEDFYGILKAMQGFPVTIRLLDPPLHEFLPHSEELVIEITKLRMSNSDPDLLAEKESLLRNVRALSELNPMLGHRGCRLGVSFPEITVMQARAIFQASARLVKEGYDIHPEVMIPLTIGKEEFIMMRKLVDDTAAEVMNEQNAQINYKVGTMIEVPRAALLADEIGKVADFFSFGTNDLTQMTMGLSRDDAQGKFLPTYLDKNLMKTDPFVVLDRDGVGKLIDIAVKLGRGANSDIRLGICGEHGGEPNSIEFCHIVGLDYVSCSPFRVPIARLAAAQAAVINKDQSKQGKNS; translated from the coding sequence ATGAGTAAGAAGTATGTTTACTTGTTCCAAGAAGGTAAGGCATCTATGAAGGATTTATTGGGAGGAAAAGGGGCCAACTTGGCGGAGATGACTCAAATCGGCCTGCCGGTTCCTCCAGGTTTCACCATTACGACGGAAGCCTGCAATGTTTACTATAGTAATGGAGAAGTATTTCCGGAGGAAATTTGGGAGCAGGTTTGGCCGGCTTTAGCCCAGGTTGAAACAGCTTCGGGCAAAGTCTTCGGAGATAAGAAAAACCCGTTGTTGGTTTCCGTAAGGTCTGGAGCGAAGTTCTCCATGCCGGGCATGATGGATACAGTACTTAATTTAGGACTCAATGATGACACTGTTGAAGCTTTGGCGGCCAACACTCAAAATGAGCGTTTTGCTTGGGATTGCTATCGCCGTTTTATCCAAATGTTTGGAGATGTAGTATTAGAAGTAGAACACTACAATTTTGAGCAAATTCTCGAGACTGCCAAAGAGAAGCAAGGGGTTCGCTATGACTCCGAGCTTTCTGCGGAGAGTTTGAAATGGATGGTTAGTGAGTATAAGAAAAAAATCGAACGCAAAACGGGCAGTCCTTTCCCTATGGATCCTAAGGAGCAGCTTAAGCAAGCGGTGTTAGCGGTTTTCCGTTCGTGGAATAATGATCGGGCTAATGTATACCGGAAAATAAATAATATTCCCCATGATATTGGAACTGCTGTAAATGTGCAGTCTATGGTCTTTGGCAACATGGGTTCGGATTCAGGAACAGGGGTAGCCTTTACCCGCAATCCATCCACTGGGGAAAGTGCACTCTACGGTGAATATCTCATGAATGCTCAAGGAGAAGATGTGGTTGCCGGAATAAGAACTCCCAACCCCATTGCTACTTTAGCTCAGGAGAATCCGGCAATCTATCAGCAATTCCAGGATTTTTCCAAACGGCTGGAATCTCACTATCGGGATATGCAGGATATCGAATTTACCATTGAACGGGGCAAATTATACATGCTGCAAACCCGGAATGGCAAACGGACGGCTTCAGCAGCTATCCGGGTGGCAGTGGAACTTGTCCATGAAGGCTTAATTACAAAAGAAGAAGCAGTTATGCGCATTGAGCCGGATCAATTAGAGCATTTATTACACCGTCGTATGGATACGAATGCTAAAATTCAAGTGTTGGCTAAAGGGCTGCCGGCCTCTCCTGGAGCTGCCTCGGGTAGAATTGTCTTAAGCGCTGAAGAAGCAGAACGCTTGGGAAATTTGGGTGAAAAAATTATTTTAGTCCGTACAGAAACCACCCCGGATGACATCCGCGGTATTTTAGCGGCTCAAGGAATTTTAACCAGCCGCGGTGGTATGACCAGTCATGCAGCGGTGGTTTCCCGGCATATGGGCAAGCCTGCTGTCTGCGGGTGTGACGCTTTAAAGATTGATTATACCCATGGGGTAGTAGCTATTGACGGGGTAGAATACCCTCAAGGAACGATCATGTCCATTGACGGAGCGACGGGACGAGTGATCAAGGGCGAAGTAGCCATGGTTGATCCGGAGCTGAGTGAAGGATTTAAAGAATTCTTAGGCTGGGCAGATGAAATCTCCAGACTTCGGGTTATGGCTAATGCGGATAGTCCGACAGAGGCAACCAATGCTCGCAATTTCGGAGCAGTTGGTATTGGTTTGACTCGTACCGAGCATATGTTTATGGATCCTGAACGGATTCCCATTGTGCAAAGAATGATTTTAGCCCAAACCTTGGAAGAGCGAGAAGCTGCTTTAGCTAAGCTCTTACCTATGCAGGAAGAAGACTTTTACGGCATTTTAAAGGCTATGCAGGGATTCCCTGTTACCATCCGTTTGCTTGATCCGCCCCTCCATGAGTTCCTGCCTCATTCTGAGGAGCTGGTTATCGAGATTACGAAGCTGAGAATGAGCAATAGTGATCCGGATTTGTTAGCTGAAAAAGAGTCCTTGCTTCGAAATGTGCGGGCGCTGTCTGAATTGAATCCCATGCTGGGTCACAGAGGCTGTCGTTTGGGTGTATCCTTCCCTGAAATTACAGTTATGCAAGCCCGGGCAATTTTCCAAGCCAGTGCTCGGTTAGTAAAAGAAGGGTATGACATTCATCCGGAGGTTATGATTCCGCTGACCATAGGAAAAGAGGAATTCATCATGATGCGCAAGCTCGTGGATGACACTGCAGCAGAAGTTATGAACGAACAAAATGCCCAAATTAACTATAAAGTAGGGACCATGATTGAGGTGCCTCGCGCTGCTCTCTTAGCTGATGAAATTGGCAAGGTCGCTGATTTCTTCTCCTTCGGAACCAACGACCTCACCCAGATGACTATGGGATTGTCCCGTGATGATGCTCAAGGCAAATTCCTTCCTACGTATTTAGATAAGAATCTCATGAAGACAGATCCCTTTGTGGTACTTGACCGGGATGGTGTTGGCAAGCTTATCGATATTGCTGTGAAACTTGGCCGGGGAGCAAATTCTGATATCCGATTAGGGATTTGCGGAGAACATGGCGGAGAACCTAACTCTATAGAATTTTGCCATATAGTAGGGCTTGATTACGTTTCTTGCTCCCCCTTCCGCGTACCCATCGCTCGGTTGGCTGCAGCTCAGGCGGCTGTTATCAACAAAGACCAATCGAAGCAAGGCAAAAACAGTTAA
- a CDS encoding pyruvate, water dikinase regulatory protein codes for MTTQSAVIYVISDALGETAEFVSRAAAAQFVGVKTRIRRVPYVRDQAHLEDIMEEAATEQAILVYTLVLKDLREYLEEKALERGLRTVDILGPLIGALAGQTGMDPTHTPNIIHRLDEQYFRKVEAVEFAVKYDDGKDPRGVLFADVVLIGVSRTSKTPLSMYLAHKGLKAANIPLVPEVDPPDELFSISSRKVIGLTVRPELLNQIRTERLKTLGLGATADYANLDRIMRELEYARGIMKRIGCPIIDATGKAIEETASIILEILFKGDRNE; via the coding sequence TTGACGACCCAATCGGCTGTTATTTATGTAATATCGGATGCCTTGGGAGAGACGGCTGAGTTTGTAAGCAGGGCGGCGGCTGCTCAGTTCGTTGGCGTAAAGACGCGTATTCGCAGGGTTCCCTATGTTAGAGATCAAGCCCATTTAGAAGATATTATGGAAGAGGCTGCCACAGAGCAAGCTATTTTAGTTTATACTTTGGTCCTTAAGGACCTTCGGGAGTATTTGGAGGAAAAGGCTCTGGAAAGGGGACTCAGAACTGTGGATATTCTGGGACCGCTGATTGGGGCTTTAGCCGGTCAAACTGGCATGGACCCAACTCACACGCCGAACATTATCCATCGATTGGATGAACAATATTTCCGAAAAGTAGAGGCGGTTGAATTTGCAGTTAAATACGATGACGGCAAAGATCCACGCGGAGTTTTATTTGCGGATGTAGTGCTTATTGGTGTCTCGAGGACATCGAAAACGCCGTTGAGCATGTATTTAGCCCATAAAGGACTCAAGGCTGCGAATATTCCCTTGGTACCTGAAGTAGATCCGCCGGATGAGCTGTTTAGTATTTCTTCACGAAAAGTGATTGGTTTGACGGTAAGGCCGGAATTGCTGAACCAAATTCGGACGGAGCGCTTAAAAACTCTCGGTTTAGGTGCCACAGCAGATTATGCCAATCTAGATCGAATTATGAGAGAGTTAGAATATGCTCGAGGTATTATGAAACGCATCGGCTGCCCGATTATTGACGCCACGGGCAAAGCAATTGAAGAAACTGCGAGCATTATATTAGAAATATTATTTAAGGGGGATAGAAATGAGTAA
- a CDS encoding helix-turn-helix transcriptional regulator, with the protein MEWTERQQRIVEIVKESGPITGEKIATILNLTRATLRPDLTVLTMSGVLVARPRVGYSYREDLGPSPIMERMLQLRVCAFKSMPVTVSEDASIYDVTVVMFTQNVGSLTVVGPDRTLLGMVSRKDIMKASLGKIDLQQVPVGVIMTRMPNIYMTTLDEPVLSAAKKLVKHQVDSLPVVEGYVDENGNECYEVVGRFTKTNVTKLFVEIAETE; encoded by the coding sequence TTGGAATGGACGGAACGGCAACAGCGAATTGTGGAGATAGTCAAAGAATCCGGACCCATTACGGGTGAGAAGATAGCCACAATTCTTAATTTGACGCGAGCAACTCTCAGACCGGATTTAACGGTTTTGACAATGTCCGGGGTTCTGGTAGCCAGACCCCGCGTTGGGTACTCTTATCGTGAAGATCTCGGACCTTCCCCAATTATGGAACGTATGCTCCAGCTCCGAGTCTGCGCCTTTAAGTCGATGCCTGTAACAGTATCTGAAGATGCGAGTATTTATGATGTAACGGTTGTGATGTTTACGCAAAATGTTGGGAGTCTGACAGTTGTTGGACCAGACAGAACGCTTCTGGGAATGGTCTCCAGAAAAGATATTATGAAAGCTTCCTTAGGTAAAATAGACCTCCAGCAAGTTCCGGTAGGGGTAATTATGACTCGTATGCCTAATATCTACATGACGACACTGGATGAGCCGGTTTTAAGCGCGGCAAAAAAACTGGTAAAACATCAAGTGGATAGTTTGCCTGTTGTCGAAGGTTATGTCGACGAAAACGGCAATGAGTGTTATGAGGTTGTAGGCCGGTTTACCAAGACCAATGTTACAAAACTCTTTGTAGAAATCGCTGAAACAGAGTAA
- the glyS gene encoding glycine--tRNA ligase subunit beta codes for MAKDFLLEIGTEEIPAKFSPGAMAQLEEQAGKRFAELRLTYQEIKAFATPRRLTLMVMGLAERQEDLSMEVKGPAVKAAYDAKGEPTKAAQGFARGQGVPVESLFTQEINGIPYVFARKSEVGLDTAALLPQVAVEIIGALHFPKPMRWGELDFRFARPIRWIVALYGSEVIPFEFVGLKSGRVSRGHRTLSVNEVIIEKPSDYPEALRKAFVIIDPEERKASILAQIKTLADQVGGQVPSDEELLGEVIHLVEYPTALLGEVAPQYMHLPEAVITTPMREHQRYFPLRAENGKLLPYFITVRNGNEFALDKVRVGNEKVLKARLEDAAFYYREDQKVSLADLVPKLGKIVYHEKLGTVEQRVERLRGLSKYLAEQQEFAGPKKDDIDRTAYLAKADLVTLMVGDFPELQGIMGADYAKASGEKPEVCQGILEHYQPRFAGDETPASDPGRVVSIADKMDAIVGAFSIGIQPTGSQDPYALRRQAQGIVGILLESGWNLSLTELFRKSYSLFEKQGTALLPIEDILPSLQDFFQQRVRFVLQEQGLRYDTVDAVLAFGCDDINRVVKKARVLSEKRVEEAFVLYAQSYTRCFNLTKKEVLVELDASRLVDQTELALAQSLSSRRERFEHLMEVGNYEEAYDLAWELVPQIEALFQAVMIMVEDKDLKNMRLALLGQCVVMLGCLGELSLLA; via the coding sequence ATGGCGAAGGATTTTTTGCTTGAAATTGGTACAGAGGAAATCCCAGCTAAGTTTTCTCCGGGAGCAATGGCTCAGCTGGAAGAACAGGCTGGCAAACGCTTTGCAGAACTCCGCTTAACCTATCAGGAAATTAAGGCTTTTGCCACTCCTCGCCGTTTGACACTTATGGTCATGGGACTTGCAGAAAGGCAAGAGGATTTATCAATGGAAGTCAAAGGACCGGCAGTGAAAGCGGCTTATGATGCAAAAGGAGAGCCCACGAAGGCAGCTCAAGGATTTGCTCGAGGGCAGGGTGTTCCTGTTGAAAGTCTGTTTACTCAAGAAATTAATGGGATCCCTTATGTCTTTGCCCGAAAATCTGAGGTGGGACTGGACACAGCAGCGCTTCTGCCTCAAGTTGCAGTGGAGATTATCGGCGCCTTGCATTTCCCGAAGCCCATGCGTTGGGGAGAGCTTGATTTTCGCTTCGCCCGGCCTATTCGTTGGATTGTTGCTCTCTACGGTTCAGAGGTTATTCCTTTTGAATTCGTAGGTTTAAAATCAGGGCGAGTTTCGCGGGGACATCGGACTCTTTCTGTCAATGAAGTAATTATCGAGAAACCAAGTGATTATCCTGAGGCTTTACGAAAGGCCTTCGTTATTATTGATCCTGAAGAGAGAAAAGCCAGTATCCTGGCACAAATAAAAACTCTTGCTGATCAAGTGGGCGGTCAAGTGCCTTCTGACGAAGAACTTTTAGGCGAAGTTATCCATCTTGTAGAATATCCCACAGCCTTGCTTGGTGAAGTAGCGCCTCAATATATGCATTTGCCGGAAGCAGTAATCACAACACCAATGCGGGAGCATCAGCGATATTTCCCTCTTCGTGCTGAAAACGGAAAATTGCTGCCTTATTTTATCACCGTTCGTAACGGTAATGAGTTTGCCCTTGATAAGGTCAGGGTGGGAAATGAAAAGGTGCTGAAAGCTCGTTTAGAGGATGCGGCTTTCTATTACAGAGAAGATCAGAAGGTTTCCCTAGCGGATTTGGTTCCTAAGTTGGGGAAAATTGTCTATCACGAAAAATTAGGAACAGTTGAACAACGTGTCGAACGTTTACGGGGACTATCAAAATATTTAGCAGAGCAGCAAGAGTTTGCCGGACCTAAAAAGGATGATATTGATCGAACGGCTTATTTGGCCAAAGCCGATCTGGTTACTTTGATGGTTGGCGATTTCCCCGAGCTGCAAGGGATCATGGGGGCAGATTATGCTAAAGCCAGCGGTGAGAAACCCGAAGTCTGTCAGGGGATACTTGAACACTATCAGCCTCGTTTTGCAGGGGATGAGACGCCGGCTTCTGATCCGGGCCGCGTGGTTAGTATTGCGGATAAAATGGATGCCATTGTGGGCGCCTTCAGCATTGGAATTCAGCCAACCGGTTCTCAGGACCCTTATGCCCTCAGAAGACAGGCCCAAGGGATTGTTGGGATCCTTTTGGAATCCGGCTGGAACCTCTCCTTAACAGAGCTTTTCCGAAAGTCTTACAGTCTTTTTGAGAAGCAAGGGACAGCTCTCTTACCTATCGAGGACATTTTGCCTTCGCTGCAGGATTTCTTCCAGCAGAGGGTTCGTTTCGTGCTTCAAGAACAAGGACTTCGCTATGATACCGTGGATGCCGTTTTGGCCTTTGGTTGTGACGACATTAACCGGGTTGTAAAAAAGGCTCGGGTCCTATCGGAAAAAAGGGTTGAAGAAGCATTTGTTCTTTATGCTCAAAGCTATACCCGCTGTTTCAACCTTACCAAAAAGGAAGTTCTTGTTGAATTAGATGCTTCCCGATTAGTTGATCAGACGGAATTAGCTTTAGCCCAATCCTTATCTTCACGCAGAGAACGCTTTGAGCACCTAATGGAAGTAGGGAATTATGAGGAAGCCTATGATTTGGCTTGGGAACTTGTTCCGCAAATCGAAGCGCTTTTCCAAGCTGTGATGATCATGGTTGAGGATAAGGACCTTAAAAATATGCGCTTGGCCTTACTTGGCCAATGTGTGGTCATGTTGGGATGCTTAGGTGAATTAAGTCTTCTGGCTTAA
- the glyQ gene encoding glycine--tRNA ligase subunit alpha, producing the protein MKFQDIILSLNQFWGEQGCIIAQPYDVETGAGTMNPATFLRALGPEPWNVAYVEPSRRPTDGRYGENPNRLQHYFQYQVILKPSPDNVQELYLQSLERLGINPREHDIRFVEDNWESPTLGAWGLGWEVWLDGMEVTQFTYFQQCGGIDCKPVCAEITYGLERLTTFIQNKDNVYDIEWVGDVTYGDIYLQNEIDYSHYNFEVADIEALQTWFDMYEHEAKRVAEKGLVLPAYDYVLKCSHTFNLLDARGAISVTERTSYIARVRALARLCAHAYVEQRERLGFPLLKNNAAKGVE; encoded by the coding sequence ATGAAATTTCAAGATATTATCCTTAGTCTTAACCAGTTTTGGGGAGAGCAAGGGTGTATTATTGCTCAGCCCTATGATGTGGAAACTGGAGCTGGGACGATGAATCCAGCTACTTTTCTGCGGGCCTTGGGTCCGGAACCGTGGAATGTAGCTTATGTGGAGCCGTCACGACGTCCGACGGATGGACGGTATGGGGAAAATCCCAATCGCTTGCAGCACTATTTTCAATATCAGGTCATTCTGAAACCTTCTCCTGATAATGTTCAGGAACTGTACCTGCAAAGTTTGGAGCGATTAGGAATTAATCCTCGCGAACACGATATTCGCTTTGTAGAAGATAACTGGGAGTCTCCAACCTTAGGAGCTTGGGGGTTAGGCTGGGAAGTTTGGCTGGATGGTATGGAAGTAACTCAGTTTACCTATTTTCAACAATGCGGGGGTATTGACTGCAAACCGGTTTGCGCAGAAATCACCTATGGACTGGAGCGTCTGACCACTTTTATTCAGAATAAAGATAATGTCTATGATATCGAATGGGTCGGGGATGTGACCTATGGCGATATTTATCTGCAAAATGAAATTGATTACTCTCACTATAATTTTGAAGTAGCGGATATTGAGGCTTTACAAACTTGGTTTGACATGTATGAGCATGAAGCCAAGCGGGTGGCAGAAAAGGGCTTAGTGCTTCCAGCCTATGACTATGTTTTGAAATGTTCTCATACTTTTAATCTGCTTGATGCTCGAGGTGCTATTAGTGTCACAGAACGTACCAGTTATATTGCCCGCGTCCGGGCATTGGCTCGTCTTTGTGCCCATGCTTATGTTGAACAGCGGGAGAGATTAGGGTTCCCGCTGTTGAAAAATAATGCTGCGAAAGGGGTGGAGTAA
- a CDS encoding NUDIX hydrolase codes for MDFADSIKKYVPFNEQEKNDQAIILRCLEVFEDVLTRSNKIAHFTSSAFVVNKSRDKVLVVHHNIYNSWSWTGGHADGETDLLAVAIKELKEETGVEKICLVTPGIFSLDILPVLGHIKRGEYVSPHLHLSAAFLFEADENEPLTVKEDENSGVQWIPLLKLTAYSNEPHMHKVYEKLITKIDRL; via the coding sequence ATGGATTTCGCTGATTCTATAAAAAAATATGTCCCCTTCAATGAGCAAGAGAAAAATGATCAGGCAATAATCTTACGTTGCTTAGAAGTCTTTGAGGATGTTCTAACGAGAAGTAATAAAATTGCCCATTTCACAAGCTCCGCTTTTGTGGTTAATAAAAGCAGGGATAAGGTGTTGGTTGTCCATCATAATATCTATAACTCTTGGTCTTGGACCGGCGGGCATGCTGATGGTGAAACGGATTTATTGGCTGTTGCTATTAAAGAATTAAAAGAAGAAACCGGAGTGGAAAAGATTTGTTTAGTCACTCCAGGCATATTCTCCTTGGACATACTTCCTGTGTTAGGGCATATCAAACGAGGAGAATATGTATCTCCTCATTTGCATCTGTCGGCAGCGTTTTTATTTGAGGCAGATGAAAATGAGCCGTTAACCGTCAAAGAAGATGAAAATAGCGGTGTTCAGTGGATTCCTTTGCTTAAGTTAACGGCATATAGCAATGAACCTCATATGCATAAGGTGTATGAAAAATTAATTACTAAAATTGATAGGTTATGA
- a CDS encoding DUF4342 domain-containing protein — protein sequence MSEPWTELEKIDILRQRMGIGYEEARTALDLAQGDLLKALDDLERVRKGLEQEWHFEERGQGIWDSVKSTMSDIGHSTISLKRHDNTIISLSAPLGLALAYTIWRKPGLRMLALIGAVGAAVNHFELEVTTRHEFPSSEETSDF from the coding sequence ATGAGTGAACCTTGGACAGAACTTGAAAAAATAGATATCTTGCGCCAACGCATGGGGATTGGCTATGAAGAGGCGCGTACCGCCTTAGATTTGGCTCAGGGCGATTTATTAAAGGCTTTAGATGATCTGGAGAGGGTTCGTAAAGGTTTGGAACAGGAATGGCATTTTGAGGAGCGTGGTCAAGGTATTTGGGATAGTGTGAAATCTACGATGTCAGATATCGGTCATTCTACTATCAGTCTCAAACGCCATGATAATACCATCATCAGTCTTTCGGCTCCCTTAGGGCTGGCTTTGGCCTATACAATATGGAGAAAACCGGGCTTAAGGATGTTGGCACTTATAGGGGCAGTTGGAGCAGCCGTCAACCACTTTGAATTGGAAGTAACCACTAGGCATGAATTTCCTTCCTCTGAAGAGACATCTGATTTTTAG
- the recO gene encoding DNA repair protein RecO: MAVYHADALVIRSKQFSESDRVLTLFSRELGKLQAVAKGVRKPKSRQRAGAQLFTYGDFLIHRGRSLDTVSQCSPKESFPHLWNDLDRSLAASGIAELLDISTIQEQPNPELFTLTLTCFFLLAEFDPSLVLGAYALKLMGIMGYRPLLGECASCGESIKGERLLFSLEAGGTLCVLCREGYSGRWIRAGSIAFMRQLIRADLRKLDRLRWSPWMQQEILETLRLYIEHRFERPLKSWRMGSITQDDLMGNHEGKEGAEHE, encoded by the coding sequence GTGGCCGTTTATCATGCGGACGCGTTAGTGATCCGCAGTAAACAATTTAGTGAGTCGGATCGGGTGCTCACTCTTTTTTCCCGTGAGTTAGGGAAACTGCAGGCTGTAGCAAAAGGCGTGCGTAAACCCAAGAGCCGGCAAAGGGCGGGAGCTCAGTTGTTTACATATGGTGATTTTCTGATTCACCGGGGGAGATCTCTTGATACAGTCAGTCAATGCAGCCCGAAGGAGAGCTTCCCGCATTTATGGAATGATCTGGATCGGTCATTGGCTGCTTCAGGGATCGCTGAGTTATTGGATATTTCAACTATTCAAGAACAGCCTAATCCGGAGCTTTTTACCCTTACGTTAACCTGCTTTTTTTTGCTCGCAGAATTTGACCCTTCTCTTGTGCTTGGTGCTTATGCCTTAAAGCTTATGGGAATTATGGGCTATCGTCCGTTGCTGGGAGAATGTGCGTCTTGTGGGGAGAGTATAAAGGGTGAGCGTTTATTGTTTAGTCTTGAGGCAGGGGGAACGCTATGTGTACTTTGCCGGGAAGGCTATTCTGGACGATGGATCCGGGCAGGAAGCATTGCTTTTATGCGTCAGCTGATTCGTGCCGATCTTAGGAAGCTTGATCGTTTGCGGTGGAGTCCTTGGATGCAGCAGGAGATTCTGGAGACATTACGTCTTTATATCGAACATAGATTTGAGCGGCCGCTGAAATCTTGGCGAATGGGAAGCATTACTCAGGACGATCTGATGGGAAATCATGAAGGAAAGGAAGGGGCAGAACATGAGTGA
- the deoC gene encoding deoxyribose-phosphate aldolase → MTVMNLAGITDHTLLKPDASEKDIVALCHEAQEHKLAVVCVNPCYVQTAAKLLHGTGICVAAVVGFPLGATYTEAKVQEVFMVKAHGGKEVDMVMNIGWAKSGNWKAVERDIFRVVDAAHSCGLTIKVIIETCLLNEDEKKTAAEIVKRSGADFIKTSTGFAGGGATVEDVHHLKEWVGENVKVKASGGIRTKEFALELVAAGADRLGTSKVLL, encoded by the coding sequence ATGACAGTGATGAATCTTGCAGGAATAACGGATCATACGTTATTGAAACCGGATGCATCGGAAAAAGATATTGTGGCGCTATGTCACGAAGCTCAAGAACATAAATTGGCGGTTGTTTGTGTTAATCCCTGTTATGTGCAAACGGCTGCGAAACTTTTGCATGGTACAGGAATTTGTGTTGCTGCGGTAGTTGGTTTTCCTTTGGGAGCTACCTACACAGAGGCTAAAGTACAAGAAGTATTTATGGTTAAGGCCCATGGCGGTAAGGAAGTCGATATGGTCATGAATATCGGCTGGGCTAAATCCGGGAATTGGAAAGCCGTTGAGCGGGATATCTTCAGGGTTGTTGATGCTGCCCATAGTTGCGGGTTAACCATTAAAGTCATTATTGAAACGTGTCTGTTGAATGAAGACGAGAAAAAAACCGCAGCCGAAATAGTTAAACGTTCAGGAGCAGACTTTATCAAGACATCTACGGGCTTTGCCGGCGGAGGGGCCACTGTTGAGGATGTTCACCATTTGAAAGAGTGGGTTGGAGAAAATGTAAAGGTTAAGGCCTCGGGCGGAATCAGGACTAAGGAGTTTGCCCTTGAACTTGTAGCGGCTGGTGCTGATAGGTTGGGGACGAGTAAGGTGCTTCTTTAA
- the era gene encoding GTPase Era, translating to MLEDREVTSLLGSKKSREFRSGFVSVIGRPNAGKSTLLNHLLGQKVLIMSDKPQTTRNRIQCILTEERGQVIFLDTPGIHKPKHKLGEFMVGTAKESMREVDVILYVVDLSADFGPGEEYIIAMLKQTKTPCVLALNKVDLLNKEQLMRKVQQFSQMADFKAIVPISAKTGENTDELLNVIFNQLSSGPMYYPEDEVTDQPERFIMAELVREKVLQLTHDEIPHSIAVVIEEVQEKKTLVKVRALVVVERESQKGIIIGSGGKQLKEIGRLARQDIEALLGSPVFLELWVKVKKDWRNRLDSLRNYGYGKEKE from the coding sequence ATGCTGGAAGATAGGGAAGTGACTTCACTTTTGGGTTCGAAGAAATCTCGTGAATTTAGGTCAGGCTTTGTATCGGTTATTGGCAGACCGAATGCAGGGAAATCGACATTACTTAACCATTTATTAGGGCAAAAAGTACTTATTATGTCCGATAAGCCTCAGACTACTAGAAACCGTATTCAGTGTATTTTAACCGAGGAACGGGGACAGGTTATCTTTTTAGATACACCAGGCATACATAAACCTAAACATAAACTTGGAGAATTCATGGTTGGTACGGCAAAGGAATCCATGCGCGAAGTGGATGTTATCCTCTATGTGGTGGACCTTTCTGCAGACTTTGGTCCAGGAGAAGAGTATATTATAGCAATGCTCAAACAGACTAAAACTCCCTGTGTGCTTGCTTTGAATAAAGTTGATTTGTTGAATAAGGAACAGTTAATGCGTAAGGTTCAGCAATTTTCACAAATGGCTGATTTTAAGGCGATAGTGCCTATTTCTGCAAAAACGGGAGAAAACACGGACGAACTTTTGAACGTGATTTTCAATCAGCTTTCCAGCGGGCCCATGTATTATCCCGAGGATGAAGTGACTGACCAACCGGAACGTTTTATCATGGCAGAATTAGTGCGAGAAAAAGTGCTCCAGTTGACTCATGATGAGATTCCCCATTCAATTGCGGTTGTTATTGAAGAAGTACAAGAAAAGAAGACATTGGTAAAAGTACGCGCTCTGGTAGTCGTAGAAAGAGAGTCGCAGAAGGGAATTATTATTGGGTCAGGTGGTAAACAGCTTAAGGAGATTGGGCGTTTAGCTCGTCAGGATATTGAGGCTTTGCTGGGCAGTCCGGTTTTCTTAGAACTTTGGGTTAAAGTAAAAAAAGATTGGCGGAATCGCCTCGATAGCCTGCGCAATTATGGTTATGGAAAGGAAAAGGAATGA